From Toxorhynchites rutilus septentrionalis strain SRP chromosome 2, ASM2978413v1, whole genome shotgun sequence, a single genomic window includes:
- the LOC129767973 gene encoding mucin-2 codes for MSTPEGDKAGSGGGTKMQGTGASVVGSLSGSGSGGGSGGIGATIGTGSGTGATAYPIDLASASKVLVRPTEKTNMPTTYRIGNSAGNQMRVVIPSNAAPQTFYRQAINLKQDTTNRTQITALPARTVTQTSITVSRPQTPTTYHVPARVPATVASIQGPRATITAPIRIPTPPISVANLNTYVRQSVPSRTSSPSTTIISQGTTNWMPNVQVQVPTQLIRANSLTQAPRARVVAQTIPANQTSNNVNNATITANVVAHQASTPTNQQNVSIGGANQSQAFVATLATAVLPPQRQLTSTLVYTNNNSQQPYATGTNPQRLTLATTLSPQRPTGVRPIQRLPTSNLGVRVTAGGISIRTPSIPVLAPTTVLTTIAPGTAGSQGRTGTGSTANISNTIPARIIQVQNPQSGQVISGGRLPTNLVNIQPLIVSNNRFPHSNIQPSLTIAQVGKLTPVAASPVSNISNTSSNNQDTACGTTTLQTASGQQIVVSSSQVSGALNSSGGSGSTATIITGNLISNQSGGGGTQSQGQITQIVNVNPGSVGSGLSGQTPQIVTVSQGQVISTQQAISVSNSGGAGSTTVIPIPLAITGRNASIPVSVATLSANQNPINIVTGGSTITGIVRTTTSGAGAMSTSAMPSILPIAKVTPQQLSGLSTIDSSLISSASYSVAGTGASLYIQTRPQQPSTIVTTVASSGKSSTLNVVSGNASGTIGNTGTTFLPTSTFYYERVTPSPASSSQSATTSAPGGAIGLIQSVSALTSTTITTTSSLSGPVFSISSSALNSATISTGSSGTVTGPIVAGLSSSQLSSANVITTTVSSLPYAPAAGSFAIVQTSGRNISGPIHGIVSSSSAVGTAHSVQCQQQSHPQQQQQTNQLQQSSTQIQSVPVRFHPQLLVDGGQTQQIIMTGASALGTGQQSQSAHMLIPVNPAGKLESPQSSILRKRGLEGSPIKMGKDLTQTLIAMGKERAREIEQHREQRERERELSPPPSRPPSTDGSTTVSATSSPGIDQQEHEEIKAMAFANRNANSDLPFKPVIEEIFHRNQPNQLASEPTPPPPPLQGLSTAFHNSSASQHQNSTAATSNNGNYEQSPRKKPRKQNVAEGLKSVANSLQFYANNELDNSYRMDISGPPSQAALDGDYVPPLPPQQQQQQPQQPQHSKHRNSSNAAASVINNNSIANNVAVATNSVKVDGGGAQSSASCGKDGAATPKDVALVRKARNASLLETYKQSWKAANNHFHRYTDVKQREERRPTIVDIANQSHVLQKVNGWKIYHLSAQIEDLCELESQAYDKLDQMLKTMEATPKPSAEIERINELLKGNMQRSKIIIDGINEARTQIMKIFDHKTHVSDIIQRCASKRNFKKREKT; via the exons ATGAGCACACCGGAAGGCGATAAAGCTGGTTCCGGAGGAGGTACAAAAATGCAGGGCACGGGTGCATCAGTGGTAGGATCACTGTCCGGATCCGGTAGTGGGGGTGGCAGTGGCGGAATAGGTGCTACCATTGGGACCGGATCGGGAACAGGTGCCACGGCATATCCCATCGATTTGGCATCGGCTTCCAAAGTTTTGGTTCGACCAACTGAGAAAACAAATATGCCAACAACTTACAG AATCGGAAATTCGGCCGGCAATCAGATGCGTGTGGTGATTCCGAGCAATGCCGCTCCGCAGACGTTTTACAGACAAGCGATCAATTTGAAACAAG ATACAACCAACCGCACCCAGATAACGGCCCTACCCGCACGAACGGTAACCCAGACATCCATCACCGTGTCTCGGCCACAGACCCCCACAACTTACCATGTACCGGCGCGTGTGCCAGCCACTGTGGCGAGCATTCAGGGCCCTCGGGCGACCATTACGGCCCCGATAAGGATTCCTACACCACCCATCAGTGTAGCCAATCTTAACACCTACGTCCGGCAGTCGGTTCCATCGCGAACATCCTCCCCTTCGACTACCATTATTTCCCAAGGGACAACCAATTGGATGCCAAACGTGCAGGTTCAGGTTCCGACCCAGCTGATACGGGCCAACAGTTTAACGCAAGCTCCTCGGGCCCGAGTTGTCGCCCAAACTATCCCGGCAAATCAGACGTCTAACAACGTGAACAATGCCACCATCACGGCCAACGTGGTTGCCCATCAGGCATCGACACCAACGAATCAGCAGAATGTGTCCATCGGAGGTGCGAATCAATCGCAAGCATTTGTAGCTACACTTGCGACGGCAGTTTTGCCACCTCAAAGGCAACTAACGTCGACACTGGTTTATACCAACAACAATTCCCAGCAGCCATATGCAACCGGAACGAATCCCCAGCGGTTAACGTTAGCCACTACACTTTCTCCTCAACGACCCACTGGTGTTCGGCCTATCCAACGCCTTCCGACATCGAATCTCGGAGTACGTGTTACGGCGGGTGGTATCAGCATTCGTACTCCTAGTATCCCGGTGCTTGCTCCCACTACGGTTCTAACTACAATTGCGCCCGGTACAGCAGGGAGCCAGGGTCGGACAGGAACAGGTTCAACCGCAAACATCTCCAACACAATCCCAGCTCGGATCATCCAGGTTCAGAACCCTCAGAGTGGTCAAGTCATAAGCGGAGGACGTCTTCCAACCAATCTGGTAAACATCCAACCACTGATTGTGAGCAACAATCGTTTCCCTCACAGCAATATACAGCCGAGCCTAACGATAGCCCAAGTTGGCAAACTTACGCCGGTGGCTGCCTCACCGGTATCGAACATTTCGAACACCTCGTCCAACAACCAGGATACCGCTTGCGGTACGACAACGCTGCAAACAGCCTCTGGACAGCAAATCGTCGTGAGTTCGAGTCAAGTCAGTGGAGCGCTCAATTCCAGTGGCGGATCCGGTTCAACGGCGACCATTATAACCGGTAATTTGATATCCAACCAATCCGGTGGTGGTGGAACACAATCTCAAGGTCAAATCACGCAAATTGTGAACGTGAATCCCGGTTCGGTGGGATCGGGGCTATCCGGTCAAACGCCACAGATCGTCACCGTGAGTCAGGGTCAAGTTATCAGCACCCAGCAGGCCATTTCCGTTTCCAATTCTGGTGGCGCGGGTTCAACGACGGTTATTCCTATCCCACTTGCAATCACCGGGAGAAATGCCAGCATACCGGTATCGGTGGCGACACTATCCGCGAACCAGAATCCAATAAATATTGTAACTGGAGGAAGTACCATCACGGGAATTGTGCGGACAACAACGAGTGGGGCAGGTGCCATGTCCACATCGGCGATGCCATCGATTTTACCAATTGCGAAAGTTACACCCCAACAGTTGAGTGGGTTAAGCACAATCGACAGTTCCCTCATCAGCTCGGCTTCGTATTCCGTTGCTGGAACAGGGGCATCTCTATACATTCAAACCAGACCCCAGCAACCGAGTACAATCGTGACGACCGTTGCAAGCTCCGGGAAATCCAGTACACTGAATGTAGTGTCTGGAAACGCTTCCGGAACGATTGGCAATACGGGTACAACATTCCTCCCGACTTCCACATTTTATTACGAGCGTGTGACACCTTCCCCTGCATCTTCTTCGCAGTCCGCTACGACTTCGGCTCCTGGTGGTGCTATTGGACTGATTCAGAGTGTATCGGCGCTAACTTCCACCACAATCACTACAACGAGCTCTCTCAGTGGACCCGTGTTCTCAATCTCTTCAAGCGCTCTGAACAGTGCAACGATATCGACGGGTAGCTCAGGAACAGTCACAGGACCGATCGTGGCGGGCTTATCCAGCAGTCAGCTAAGTTCGGCCAACGTTATAACAACAACCGTTTCTTCATTGCCATATGCACCGGCGGCTGGCTCATTCGCCATTGTACAAACTTCCGGACGGAATATTTCCGGTCCCATCCATGGAATTGTATCATCATCGAGTGCTGTTGGCACTGCGCATTCCGTTCAATGCCAGCAGCAGTCGCATccccaacaacagcagcagaccAATCAACTGCAACAATCCAGCACACAGATTCAATCTGTACCGGTTCGGTTCCACCCGCAACTGCTCGTGGACGGAGGTCAGACCCAGCAAATCATTATGACCGGGGCATCCGCTTTGGGCACCGGTCAGCAGTCTCAGTCTGCTCATATGCTAATACCAGTCAATCCAGCGGGTAAACTCGAATCACCCCAATCCAGCATCCTTCGCAAGCGTGGTTTGGAGGGGTCTCCAATCAAAATGGGCAAAGATCTCACCCAAACGTTGATTGCAATGGGCAAAGAGCGCGCCCGTGAAATCGAGCAGCATCGAGAACAGCGGGAAAGGGAACGGGAGCTATCACCCCCGCCATCTCGACCACCGTCCACCGATGGATCGACGACGGTTAGTGCCACGTCCAGTCCCGGAATCGATCAGCAGGAACATGAGGAAATAAAAGCAATGGCTTTCGCGAATCGGAACGCTAACAGTGACCTACCCTTCAAGCCGGTTATTGAGGAAATTTTCCATCGCAACCAGCCGAATCAATTAGCGAGCGAACCAACTCCACCACCGCCACCCCTACAGGGACTATCCACCGCTTTCCACAATTCTTCAGCCTCTCAGCACCAAAATTCCACCGCGGCGACCAGCAACAACGGAAACTACGAGCAATCGCCCCGGAAGAAACCCCGCAAGCAAAACGTTGCCGAAGGACTCAAATCGGTGGCGAATAGTTTGCAGTTCTACGCAAACAACGAACTGGACAACAGTTATCGGATGGATATATCCGGTCCCCCAAGCCAAGCAGCGCTCGATGGGGACTACGTGCCGCCTCTACCgccacaacaacagcaacagcaacccCAGCAGCCACAGCATTCGAAGCATCGGAACAGTAGCAACGCGGCGGCATCGGTGATTAATAATAACAGCATTGCCAATAACGTTGCAGTGGCGACCAACAGTGTTAAAGTGGACGGTGGAGGTGCCCAGAGCTCGGCGAGCTGCGGAAAGGATGGAGCTGCCACACCGAAAGATGTTGCGCTGGTGCGGAAGGCCCGGAATGCTAGTTTACTGGAG ACATACAAGCAGAGCTGGAAGGCAGCGAACAATCACTTCCATCGCTACACTGATGTCAAGCAACGCGAGGAGCGGCGTCCGACAATTGTAGATATCGCCAATCAGTCACACGTGCTCCAGAAAGTCAACGGTTGGAAAATCTATCATCTCAGTGCGCAGATTGAAGATTTG TGCGAATTAGAATCTCAAGCATACGACAAACTGGATCAAATGCTAAAAACCATGGAAGCAACACCGAAGCCCTCGGCTGAAATTGAACGCATCAATGAGCTGCTGAAG GGTAACATGCAGCGCAGCAAGATTATCATCGATGGCATCAACGAGGCGCGGACGCAAATCATGAAGATTTTCGACCACAAAACCCACGTCTCGGACATCATTCAGCGATGTGCTTCGAAACGGAACTTCAAGAAGCGGGAGAAAACATAA